DNA from Kineosporiaceae bacterium:
GCGACACCATGCGCGCCAACCGGGCGTTCCTGCGCCGCGTGGTGAACTTCCTCTGCGACGCCGGGATCACCCAGTTCCTCGACATCGGCTCGGGCATCCCGACCGTCGGCAACGTGCACGAGGTCGCCCAGCAGGCCAATCCGGCGAGTCGAGTGGTCTACGTGGACCTCGACCCGGTCGCGGTCTCCCACAGCCGGGCAATGCTGATCGACACCCCGAACACCACGGTGATCCAGGCCGACGCCCGCGACACGGCGACCATCCTCGATCATCCTCAGACCCGGGAGCTGCTCGATTTCGACGCCCCGATCGCGCTGCTGTTGCTGGGGGTGCTGCACTTCATCCCCGACGAGGACGACCCGGCCGGGATCGTCGCTCGGCTGCGACGGGTCCTGGCACCCGGCAGCTATGTGGCGCTGGTGAACGTCACCCACGAGGACCAGCCTCCCGAGGTCATCGAGGG
Protein-coding regions in this window:
- a CDS encoding SAM-dependent methyltransferase, which encodes MSQPTWADGLDPLDIQRPSGARVYDYFLGGAHNFEADRELAEALTRMSPNIGDTMRANRAFLRRVVNFLCDAGITQFLDIGSGIPTVGNVHEVAQQANPASRVVYVDLDPVAVSHSRAMLIDTPNTTVIQADARDTATILDHPQTRELLDFDAPIALLLLGVLHFIPDEDDPAGIVARLRRVLAPGSYVALVNVTHEDQPPEVIEGQKLSNRTSTPIYLRSRAELTAQFDGLPLVEPGLVHLPLWRPDGPLDAGDRPERYGALAGVARI